The genomic region GCTGGCGCTGTTTGCTAAAATCCGTCCTGATTACTTTGCCCCAGAGGTAAATCTCCTCCTTTCCACCTCTCGGTAGGCGTCTAGGGTTCCCAAGTCTGTCCTCCTTTTGTAGTTTGCCATTTGAAAGCCACTTGTAAAATAACACACGCTTTAGGGGAAAGGAATGTAATTATTCCCCCGTGGAGAGGTCAGCATGGTGACGGTTAACTGGGGGTGCAGACTGTGGTGGTTCTGCATCATTCCGCCTGCCTAGGTTTAGGCCGAGATTTCAGTGAATTTGCAGAGCTCCTAAAACTCTTTGAGGGACTACGTATGGCTTTTGCCTACATGGTTCCCTGACAGTCAGGCATGCACTTAGTGAGCTTCACCTATTTAAATGTCAAAATACCTCTTTTCCCAACTCATTGAACTCCTAGCATAACGGCTTTACTGAAGCCATTAAAATGTGTAAAGGGGAAACTTACCCTGCCAGCCTAAATACCGTGCAATTCGTCTTGACCTTTTGAAACTCTTAGAACCAGGAGTCTGAGGGACACAATGAATCGCTCTTCAAGCTAGTAGTGACGCATCGAGTGCGTTTTCAACACATCGAATACAGAAGAAAGCATTCCCCTCCCACTGTTAATGGGATTGTGTATCTGATTGACAACTCTTAAATACACAATCCATTTATTCTCCAGGGACCCGATCCTGCGGGAGACCGAGTGCTTTCATAATAAGAGGTGAGAATGGGCAGCCTGCCCATGTAGATAGGGGGCTCCCCATTTCATGGTGTAAAGGGAGCCCCTCCACCTGCTCTCATGGCCGGAGGAAAGGGGACTTGAAAAGTGATGGAAATGGGTAGGAAAGGGGTTTTATTCACAGTGAATGATTTGAGGCCCCCTGGAGTTCTCTCCTCGCCAGAGAGGCTATTTTTGCCCCCATACTATTAATAGAGAATCCGTTATCGTCAGCTAATGGTACAAGTGCAGAGATACTCAAAGTGCAGTTGAGAGATAAGAGACCCAGATTTGAATGCTGCAGATTCCCAGAACTGGAAAATAGCTAAACCCTTTCATTTTCAATTTAAACCAGTTTTTACGGAAAAATTCttgggttttacaaaaagtattccgttttttttttctgattttttcaccctacttttgtatcattcaaatatataaaaagtaacttgttttattaggaaaatacaatatgTTGCATGAGATGTATGTATTACtataatacattagtctgtgtgtgtatgcaaagctgcctgttgaagtaaggcattagtctagaagatacacaaTAAACAGGCACGCACGCAAGCTCTGAAGTGCATGCACATCTGAATCTCTCACCCACCACGTAcgcatttcaagctgttagcagataacagtttaaagatttgacacactaaaatgggaagatgACAAAAATTGGTATCAGAATACGTTTtcgaacacaaggaagtattcaaaggttttaaaaaaccaaaaacaggagaaaaggatgaagttgagtaaATGTGCTGTGACTGGTGTGACTCAGTTGTTAAACATAAATATTTAcaggctaatagttctaagtctacaacaaTAAACTGTTTGttcaaatgaaaaatgttatttgGGGATTAGCGGTGTATTTTCTTAAACTCCGAGGTGGcatgttttgagttctgttttagttctgcagcgaACCACATTGAACAGAATTCAAAGCATCAATCCACTGAATACTTTCTTCCCCTGTCTTTCGGTCCACCAAAACAAGccctgatatttacccagaaaaattatgaattgttttttgcactgatttctcttcctcctcctcccctcccccccgtttgTGGTGGTGTGGTAATAAACTCTGATACATTCCtgggaaaaattaaaataaaaactgaaaatgaagggcccaAAAAATAGCACATGCAGCAGCGTGGGAGTCTTGGCTCACGTGTGTGGATAAAGTTGTCATCCGTTCTCTCAGGATAACTAAATAAATAAGGGGTGACTTGAATTTGGCCCACTTGTGTAGCATACCACTTCCTATGGAGGTGTGGGCCACGGAGGCTGcaggccccagcatgcattgctccAAGCAGCCTGGCCTCACTTCGTTTTGGGGCCTGTTGTTTCTTTGGTCTGCAGCTCCATATTAAATACAAGGGCAGCTGCTACCTGCCTCATTGTATGCAACCCGGGAGCAGTCCTCAAGCCCCTAGCAAGTGGCCACCATGGCCCTTACTCGTCAAAGTTTGGGCGTTCCTGTGTTATCTGTGGTTCAGAAGTGGGAATTCCTTTAGATTATTTGCTCTCAGTGGATCTTAGTAAGATAATGTGCATTATTTGTATAAAGGTAATTGCTCTTTTTATAAACGGGGGACTTCAAGGATCTATATGTATGAAAAGTAACCAAATATTAAGTTACAATGGTGTAGTATAGTTTGCTGTTCATAACCACCGTTGGAACAGATGGTATTTACATCTGCTTACCTTGTGCTTCCTTTTCCTCTAGCTCCCAGCAGTAGCAGAGTTTTCCACCAGTGAGACCATGGGACACTCAGCAGACCGGTTGGCTGCTGCCTTTGCTATCTCTCGTGTGGAACAAGACGAGTATGCCCTGCGTTCCCACACTTTGGCCAGGAAAGCCCAGGATGAGGGGCTGCTCACTGACGTGATACCCTTCAAAGTGCCAGGTAAAAGCCATGTGTTCTAATGCCAACCCAAAATAGCGCCATTCCCTTTCCAAGGGAAAGTGGCCAGGGCACAGGTCATGAAGTTTTGTATCTCTCGACACGCTTTCACTCCTCAGCAGTGTCCAATCTATTTAAAACCTTCCGTTTACAACCTGTCCCTGCACAAGAAAGTAGTGATCTAAGAGCATGTGTCCCTTCTGAGTCTGTGATCTAAATCTTGAAGCACCCTACTCCATATCCCTGCTTATTTGGTGATTATTGCCTTCGTACGGGGCAGATCAGGAGCTCACAGGTGAGGAATTCTCCTGTTCTTTGTATCAAAGAGTTAACAAGCAACAACTTACACCACAGGGAAACGTGTGTTTGCAAGGAATAACAAGTCCAGTTTAAAAACCAGCCTAGTAAAAGTGCCAGTGTGATGAAGCATATGCCAGTTGTGCTCCTTAGAAAGCTTATTTTGGAAAATCATCAATTTGAAAGAAGCAGAATTTTTTCAGTACTCAAGACTGTTCCCTTAATGCTAAACTATTTTGGAAAGAAATCAAATAAAATGAATGACACCACCATTCTTTCCTTACACTCCTTTTCCCCTGGAAAATAggtctatctctctctctcgttcTTTTCTGTAAAGTGGGGTCCGATGCCCACTTCCTTTTGAGGTTAATGCTCTGTTTTAACAGGCAAAGATACTGTTATCAAAGATAATGGAGTCCGTCCATCCTCCATGGagcagatgggtaaactgaaagCTGCTTTTGTCAAACCTTATGGGACGGTCACAGCTGCCAACTCCTCCTTCCTGGTAACGTACACCGCCATCCGTTTGTGTAGCAATATGTGAGACTGAGCTATTCTTCTGCCTATTGCAGCTACCTACACTGTATTTCTGTGACGTTAACACTACTCCGACTTCGTTGGCTTTTCCAAAATGTCGTCCACTTTAAGTTGCAAAATGACACTTGCATTTTCTCTTAAACAGATTTAAATTTAGcaacccccccaaaaataaaagcagaaggTTCATTATAAACACTTGAGGCTGCTTTACCTGTTGGCTTCATTATAATTGCCCTCAGAAGAGGACAGAGGAGggtttcccaaggcacaaatgggagttaCACATCCAATTCCTTGTGACTTTGAAtgaagttgggtgcctaactctcctTGACGCCTTTGACAGTCTCCCCCAGAATGCACAAGGTATGTGTCTTGTCCCCATGTGCAGCACAAAGGAGATGAGCTAGTGTTTAGCTCCTGTTCACGTTTTGCAATAACAGCTCCTTTGTGCTATAAAGTAACGCTGGTTTCACAAGCAGCAACAGCGTTTTCTGCCTGGAGTTCCTGGGAACTTGCTGAGGTGTAATAGTACTTTAGAATTGACTCCATTGCAAAATATTGGCATAGAACAGACATTGCATACAGCAGAGCTGTAGGTTAACTTGGAAATACATTCTCCTTTTGAGGCAGCATAAAATCGATGCATCAAGGACACTGTGCTGTAAAATATTAGGATTTAGTTTTGCATACATGAAACAATGCTCTGAAACTCAGACTATGCAAGCACTGTAGCTGCcaacatgaagagaagggagttaccttacaagtggagaaccagtgttaacaaggccaattcagtccgGGTGGATGTAGTTCACTCCCAGTAATTGATGAGGagatgtcaataccaagagagggaaaattgcttttttagtgagccagccactcctagagcaagatgggtacccagaagtcacctactacaggacaggcccaacaaggaaaagtcacctactacaggacaggcccaacaaggaaaataactgaTCACCtatagcccccagctaaaaccccacCAGCGCATCATCAACCATCTGCAACCTAGCCTGGAAAATGATCTCTCACTCTCAGGCCTTGGGAGACAGCCCCcccacctgaagcaaatactcaccagcaactacacaccgcaccacaaaaacactaacccaggaaccagtccctgtaacaaacccccgttgcctactctgtccccatatctactctagtgacaccgtCAGAGGACCCAGCCAcatgagccacaccatcaggggctcattcacctgcacatctgctaatgtgatatacgccatcatgtgccagcagtgcccctctgccaggtaCATTGGCAAAAACCGgtcagtctctacgtaaaagaataaatggacacaaatccaacatcaggaatggtaacatacaaaacccaggaggagaacacttcaatctccttggtcattctataacagatttaaaagtggccACCCTTCAacaaaaaacacttcaaaaacagactgcaaagagaaactgcagagctgcaattcatttgcaaacttaacaccattattctgggcttgaatagggactgggagtggctggctcactacaagagcaattttccctttcttggtattgacacctcctcaattgttgggagtggaccacatccacccggactgaattggccttgtcagcactggctctccacttgtaaggtaactcccttctcttcatgtgccaggatatttatgcctgtatctgtaattctcactccatgcatctgaagaagtgggttttttacccgcaaaagcttatgcccaaatctaTTAATCTTTAAGGTGTTactggactcctcatttttgtggctacagactaacacggctaccccctgatacattGCTATCACAGCAGTCGTACTGCATTGGCCAGCCCACTCATACGCCatcttaccatctgcctcagccAGTGCTGCATTGTTCCCTAGGGTGTATTTTACCTAGTTCTTTATCCCAAGTGATGAGGCTTCTGCCAGTTTTCTTGGGAGCTTGTCCGTTCCACAGCCTAATGGATTACAAGCAGACGGGTGTGACTTATAATGTAACTTTCTGGTGGATGGTTACAGAAGTTCATAGAGCAGCATTTGTGTTTACACTCTTGTGAATTTTGTTTCTTTGTACTACGATTGTGTGCTACAGCGATGGGggccctgtacaaacacttaGAGACTTCCCGCCTTTGCATGGTGTGAGCGCTCTGTGAGTAGTTGCCTGACTGAGTTTGTCTGGCTGTTTCAGACGGATGGTGCTTCGGCCGTTCTGATGATGTCTGAGGAGAAGGCTCTGGCGATGGGCTACAAACCAAAGGCCTACCTAAGGTAGAAGGAACCGTTCCATCTGGCTTCGGAAAGCTgctcttgtgtttgttttctgttctggtactGATGGTGCTTCTCTTGTGCAGGGATTTTGTGTATGTGTCCCAGGATCCAAAGGACCAGCTCCTGCTGGGGTAAGGGATGGCTTCTGGCCAGCATGGTCACACACTTAGCACTGCTGGAATGATCAGTTACCAGCACTAAATGCTTCACTTGCTATAGAATGGCTGAGTGTTTAGTTAGGCACGTCACAGCcagccagagctctgggccctgcCTCAAAGGCCTGAGAAAATCTGAGTACAGGACATGATGCAACAAATGGAGGTGACTAAGACTAGGGAAGAGCTGAGGCAGGGGTTGCAGCAACACAGTTACATGGGGACTCAGGCATGTGCATGGCATTCTGTTGCCTCAGGTTATTGGTACATGTGGCAGTATTAAGATGCCTTAGCCATCCAAGTAACAAGTCATAAGACTTTGCACTGGAATGAATTgcacagggaggttgtggaatctccatcacaggagattaagagcaggttggacaaacacctgtcagggagtgcagggggctggactagatgacctctcaaggtcccttccagtgctataaTTCTAGGATTCATTAGTGTTAATGTTGACATACATCTCAAGGGATGGAGAATTTGAATGTGATTAAAATGCAGCTAATTGGGTTTGAGGTCTGGGCTTCCCAGACTTGCACACAAAGCCAAAAGAGGTCAATTAACTTTAGAAATGGGGTGAAATGCTTGTCTTCACCTGCCTAAAGCATCTCCGTATGGGGCGGTGGTGACTATTGGATTGTACatcagtttgagtgggagaggcTGAAAGATCCATGAGTGCTTACTTGTTTGGCATCTTAAACGCTGCTGCTCCATTTTGCGAGTGAGGAGGCTTAATAGGGATCGTAgtgaaggaagggggaggagtccATGGAACCACGTGCATCAATGTCACTTTTGCTTTTCTGACCCTTTAGGCCAACGTACGGGACTCCCAAAGTGCTGGAGAGGGCTGGTCTAACGCTGGCTGATATTGATGTGTTCGAATTTCATGAAGCTTTTGCTGTAAGTATCTGCACGGGAACATGCATGGAGAGGGTGACGCACCAGTGTGTCTTGGGTTGCAGATCTGGGTTCTCCTGCTTAAGATCTATAGCAAGGAGATTTCATTTGGTTTTATATCAGGAGTGGAAAGAGCTATGTTCTTATTCAGTTTCCTTCATCGGATGTAGGGTTTTATATATGCACACTATGATTTTGTACATGAACAGTTAGTCTGTGCTGAGGTGCTCTGTGCAGACAGTTTATTCAGTTAATCAGAGGCAACATTTTTCTCTAAGGTGTCATCTGACTGGGACAAGGCTCGTGCAAATAATGTTCCTTTGAGCCCTTTGTGTACAACCAGCTGTGTTCATCCTTCTTGATCACTGACTCGTTTGAGGAAACTAAGATACCCCTAACTTGGTAGTACTCCAccatatacagtaaaagcttttctATCCGGCATGTTGAGATAGTTGGGCTTGGGGGGTGCTGGTAAGTGAAAAATGCTACTTAACTGAGAGGGAAGGCGTTTGGGTGTAggaagggggcttggggcaggggtttcAGGGCGCTGGATCCAGCGGCGGGGAGGGCGCTCACCTTGGGCAGCTTCCCGCAAGCAGCAACCTGTCCCTGCCGCTCCTAGTCAGAGGCAcggcaggcggctctgcgtgctgcccctgccccaaatgcTGGCTCCACAGTTCCCTTTttctgggaaccgtggccaataggagctgcgggggcggtgcctgtgggcggaGGCAatgcgcagagctgcctgctgAGCCTCTACCTAGGAGCAGGGACATGTTGTCGCTTCCGGGGAGCCAACCAGCCTATAAACTGGACTTTCTCTGAAGAttagaaatgccagtttatagagctttccggttggtACAGGGCCGGATAACACGGCTTTTACTGTCCCTCATTCTGAGTCTGCTGTAGTCCTGgagtcttttcccctcccttctaGGGGCAGATTTTGGCTAACCTGAAAGCTATGGATTCGGATTGGTTTGCACAAAACTACATGGGCAGAAAGTCTAAGGTAAGGACATAATGAGGAAGTGGGTTTTAAGGTCAGTGTTGCTTTTGTCATTTTAATTCCTTGTTGTAAAAATGTATCTGAACTGCATAGCAATTCTGAGGCCCGTATTGTGTTTCTACAAGGGAGAAATACTCCGTTTCCTAAACATCAATCGTTTGGTTCAGTTCTTCCTAGTTCGAGGAGCTGTAGCTACTCTGACGTGTCCTCTGGCACTTCAGCCCCAAGAGAAGCAAAGACCTAGAGCTGTGCGGCTGATGTTTCTCAGTAAAAATGAGATTAAGCCACTGGCCTCTAGCAGCTAACTGGCTGTAGCTGGCATCCTGTCACCGTAAAGCCTCATACGTTTgcttacactgcagtgaaacCCAAATGTGAACTCTGGTGAGCACGCCAGCAGCAGAGACTAGCGGGCCTCGTAGGTCTCTTCAGTCCCTGAGCGCCACGTTGGTCAGGTGACCGTCTGCGGCGGGAAGGCCTCAGAGGGAGCGGGTCAGGCTCCTTGGCGGCAGAGGTTGGCAAACCTGTTCCTTTGGTTTGTTCTTGCAGGTTGGAGCTCCGCCTCTGGAGAAGTTCAATACGTGGGGGGGCTCCCTGTCTCTGGGGCATCCTTTTGGTGCCACTGGCTGCCGTTTAGTGATGACTGCGGCTCACAGGCTGAAGAAGGAAGGAGGGCAGTACGGTGTGGTTGCTGCCTGTGCTGCAGGAGGCCAGGTAATGCTGCATGGGCTTGCTAGTGTTGTCCCTCTGCTGAGAAGGGCAGGAATTCCTCTCTTCCTCTCGGTACCAAGAAGTCCCGTCCTGTGTACGCCGCACATCGGTGCAGCTTTCACGTTTGTTACCATCAGGTGGCCTTAATGCTATTCAGGCAGCTGGGCTAAGGAGCCAGCCAGTCTTGCTTTTGCAGCATTTCAGTGCTGTCCGAGAGTGACCGTTGTTTGGTGGCCAGTGCTGCATGTCACTGTTGATATAGTACGAAAGGGAGG from Mauremys mutica isolate MM-2020 ecotype Southern chromosome 3, ASM2049712v1, whole genome shotgun sequence harbors:
- the LOC123366882 gene encoding trifunctional enzyme subunit beta, mitochondrial-like, whose protein sequence is MTSMLSCAIRSFPATSTWAVRFSARSFSCSPLSHAAVQPKSKKTLAKNGVKNIVVVDGVRIPFLQSGTSYADLMPHDLARASLQGLLNRTNVPKEVVDYIVYGTVIQEVKTSNVAREAALGAGFSDKTPAHTVTMACISSNQAMTTGVGLIASGQCDVVVAGGVELMSDVPIRHSRKMRKTLLSLNRAKTLGQRLALFAKIRPDYFAPELPAVAEFSTSETMGHSADRLAAAFAISRVEQDEYALRSHTLARKAQDEGLLTDVIPFKVPGKDTVIKDNGVRPSSMEQMGKLKAAFVKPYGTVTAANSSFLTDGASAVLMMSEEKALAMGYKPKAYLRDFVYVSQDPKDQLLLGPTYGTPKVLERAGLTLADIDVFEFHEAFAGQILANLKAMDSDWFAQNYMGRKSKVGAPPLEKFNTWGGSLSLGHPFGATGCRLVMTAAHRLKKEGGQYGVVAACAAGGQGHAMIVELYPQ